One window from the genome of Oryza glaberrima chromosome 3, OglaRS2, whole genome shotgun sequence encodes:
- the LOC127765123 gene encoding uncharacterized protein LOC127765123, with protein sequence MGEGVKAMLAKPIQLADQVAKQAGWQCFRAECMDLRSRAEKLAALLRQAARAELYERPAARIMADTVRALNKAAGMAARCFQSHSRLRRFFTLNPVSGLPRTLAMLDTALEDVAWLLRISSPHADAGGGGDDEDYDLHGLPNIAQNEPILFLIWDHIARLHTGNLGARADAAHNLASLARDNPHFAKLIIEEDGVAPLVKLLKDGTDDGQEAAATALGLLARDEESVDKLLLAGVCSVFAAALKVPPMRVQAAVAESVAALAHHNQKCQDLLAQTNAVRHLVGHLAAGTIQEHSRYYVAWTGSRNMNMTSLHSVVLAKTLSVHQGGSGSPANEPPSSSEYPGSQQQAGKNQMQSVVQSAMAAKTTANGATVPPGCRHQLTPNGSSGRGSREAEDPATKAHMKAMAAKALWKLARGHVGVCKSITESRALLCFAKLLEQGDGGAGTDLQFYSAMAIMEITRVAEHNLALRQSAFKPSSPAAKAVVEQLLRIVCKGDDDDLLRPCITSLGCLSRTFTASETRVVRPLVELLDERELPVTKEAVVALTKFACTENHLHVSHCKAIVDGGGARHLVQLVYLGDQVQIEALILLCYIALHVPENEELAQAGVLAVLLWASKQPHMVQDLRVDALLPDAKGRLELFQSRASR encoded by the coding sequence ATGGGGGAGGGGGTGAAGGCGATGCTGGCGAAGCCGATCCAGCTCGCGGACCAGGTAGCGAAGCAGGCCGGGTGGCAGTGCTTCCGGGCGGAGTGCATGGACCTGCGGTCGCGCGCCGAGAAgctggcggcgctgctgcggcaggcggcgcgggcggagctGTACGAGCGCCCCGCCGCGCGCATCATGGCCGACACCGTGCGGGCGCTCAACAAGGCCGCCGGGATGGCGGCCAGGTGCTTCCAGAGCCactcccgcctccgccgcttcttcACGCTCAACCCGGTCTCCGGCCTCCCCCGCACCCTCGCCATGCTCGACACCGCGCTCGAGGACGTCGCCTGGCTGCTCCGCATCTCGTCCCCGCACGCcgacgctggcggcggcggcgacgacgaagacTACGACCTCCACGGCCTCCCCAACATCGCGCAGAACGAGCCCATACTGTTCCTCATCTGGGATCACATCGCCCGGCTCCACACCGGCAacctcggcgcgcgcgcggacgCGGCCCACAACCTCGCGTCCCTCGCCCGCGACAACCCCCACTTCGCCAAGCTCATCAtcgaggaggacggcgtcgcGCCCCTCGTCAAGCTTCTCAAGGACGGCACCGACGACGGCCAGgaggccgccgccacggcgctcGGGCTCCTCGCCCGCGACGAGGAGAGCGTGGATAAGCTTCTCCTTGCCGGTGTCTGCTCCGTGTTCGCGGCCGCCTTGAAAGTGCCGCCGATGCGCGTGCAGGCCGCCGTCGCGGAGTCCGTCGCGGCGCTCGCGCATCACAACCAGAAATGCCAGGACCTGCTCGCGCAGACCAACGCCGTGCGTCACCTCGtcggccacctcgccgccggaaCCATCCAGGAGCACAGTAGATACTATGTTGCCTGGACCGGCTCGAGGAACATGAACATGACATCCCTTCACTCCGTTGTGCTTGCCAAGACGCTCAGCGTGCATCAAGGTGGCTCTGGTTCCCCTGCCAATGAACCGCCGAGCTCGTCGGAATATCCGGGTAGCCAGCAGCAAGCAGGAAAGAACCAGATGCAATCGGTGGTGCAATCTGCCATGGCTGCCAAGACCACGGCGAACGGAGCCACGGTTCCACCCGGCTGCAGGCACCAGCTGACCCCCAACGGCTCGAGCGGTCGTGGATCGCGCGAGGCCGAGGACCCGGCCACCAAGGCTCACATGAaggccatggcggcgaaggcTCTCTGGAAGCTTGCCCGCGGCCATGTCGGGGTCTGCAAAAGCATCACCGAGTCTCGCGCGCTTCTCTGCTTCGCCAAGCTCCTCGAgcaaggcgacggcggcgccggcacggaCCTGCAGTTCTACTCTGCAATGGCGATCATGGAGATCACCCGCGTCGCCGAGCACAACCTCGCGCTGCGGCAGTCGGCATTCAAGCCCAGCTCCCCTGCGGCCAAGGCCGTCGTGGAGCAGCTCCTCCGCATCGTGTGcaagggcgacgacgacgacctgctGCGCCCGTGCATCACCTCCCTCGGCTGCCTGTCGCGCACGTTCACGGCGAGCGAGACCCGCGTGGTCCGCCCGCTGGTGGAGCTGCTCGACGAGCGCGAGCTGCCGGTCACCAAGGAGGCCGTGGTCGCGCTCACCAAGTTCGCGTGCACCGAGAACCACCTGCACGTGAGCCACTGCAAGGccatcgtcgacggcggcggcgcgcggcaccTCGTCCAGCTCGTCTACCTGGGTGACCAGGTGCAGATCGAGGCGCTCATACTGCTCTGCTACATTGCGCTGCACGTCCCGGAGAACGAGGAGCTCGCGCAGGCCGGAGTTCTCGCCGTGCTCCTCTGGGCGTCCAAGCAGCCACACATGGTGCAGGACCTGCGCGTCGACGCGCTGCTCCCGGATGCCAAGGGTCGGCTCGAGCTCTTCCAGTCCAGAGCATCTCGGTGA